One Nicotiana tomentosiformis chromosome 4, ASM39032v3, whole genome shotgun sequence genomic window carries:
- the LOC138910180 gene encoding uncharacterized protein — protein MIPAPVSPPAVWPPRGGEQVGRGRPRGGSQPGSAPARFYAFLDRPDAIASDTMITSIISICGRDASVLFDRGSTYLYVSSLFSQFLGVPHESLSALVYVSTLVGDFVVVDRIYRSCIITLWGYEIRADLLLLDMTDFEAILDMD, from the coding sequence atgattccagcaccagtttCCCCACCAGCCGTCTGGCCACCTAGAGGTGGAgagcaggtgggtaggggccgtcctagaggtggaagcCAGCCAGGAAGTgctccagccagattctatgccTTCTTAGATAGACCAGATGCAATAGCCTCAGATAccatgatcacaagtattatttctatctgcggtagggatgcttcagtactatttgatcgaGGGTCTACATATTtatatgtttcatctttgttttcTCAATTCTTGGGTGTTCCTCATGAGTCCTTGAGcgctcttgtttatgtgtccacactggtgggcgattttgttgttgtggatcggatctatcggtcctgcattATTACATTATGGGGTTATGAGATTAGAGCAGATCTtttgttgctcgatatgaccgactttgaggccATCTTAGacatggattag
- the LOC104090755 gene encoding sugar transport protein 1-like, whose amino-acid sequence MCIFQTAVAALIGGKFGTTGNAADLPLWFAALVVVCICVFVANFAYSWGPLGWLVPSEISPLEVRSAAQCVTVSMNMFFTFGVAQIFLKMLCGMKFGLFIFFAVFVLIMTVFVYLYVPETKNIPIEEMSQVWREHWYWNKFVDDAEPKPQGNGLNPAKEIV is encoded by the coding sequence ATGTGTATATTCCAAACAGCAGTGGCAGCTCTTATTGGGGGAAAATTCGGAACAACAGGGAATGCAGCAGATTTGCCACTTTGGTTTGCAGCTTTAGTGGTTGTTTGCATCTGTGTATTCGTTGCTAACTTTGCATATTCATGGGGTCCTTTAGGATGGTTGGTTCCGAGTGAGATTTCTCCATTGGAAGTTCGATCTGCAGCACAATGTGTTACTGTCTCCATGAACATGTTTTTCACTTTCGGAGTTGCACAAATTTTCTTGAAGATGCTATGTGGGATGAAGTTTGGTCTATTTATCTTCTTTGCGGTCTTTGTGTTAATAATGACTGTGTTTGTCTACTTGTACGTGCCCGAAACAAAGAATATACCAATTGAAGAGATGTCTCAAGTTTGGAGAGAGCATTGGTACTGGAACAAGTTCGTGGATGATGCAGAACCAAAGCCACAAGGGAATGGATTAAACCCCGCAAAGGAGATAGTCTAA